One Archangium violaceum genomic window, TTGAGGGACGCCCCGCGCTGGTGCCCACGGGCCTCCCGAGGCATCATCCCGCGCCCATGAGCGATACGAACGGCGACGGCCGCAGGTCATCCACGGGCGAGGTCCGCCCCGAGCTCGCGGAGCTCCGGGAGCGTCTCGCGGCGACCACGGACGCCGGCCGTCCGGACGCGGTCGCCCGGCGGCGCAAGACCGGCCAGCGCACGGCCCGGGAGAACATCGACGACCTCGTCGACCCGGGGAGCTTCGTCGAGTACGGAGGGCTCGCGCTCGCGGCGCAACGCTCGACCCGCTCCCTGGAGGACCTCATCCGGGCGAGCCCCGCGGACGGCCTCGTCTGCGGGCTCGGCACCGTCAACCGCGCCCTCTTCGATGACGAGCGCGCACGCACCCTGGTGATGGCCTATGACTACTCGGTCTTCGCCGGCACCCAGGGCCTCATGGGCCACCAGAAGCTCGACCGCATGCTCGCGCTCGCCGCGCAGTGGCGCGTGCCCGTGGTGCTCTTCGCCGAGGGCGGTGGCGGGCGCCCGAACGACACGGACACGCACACCGTCGCGGGACTGGACACGCCCAGCTTCCTGGCCTTCGCCTCGCTCTCGGGGCTCGTCCCCCGTGTCGGAATCGCCTCCGGGCGCTGCTTCGCCGGGAACGCGGCGCTGCTGGGCTCCTGCGACGTCGTCATCGCGACGGACAACAGCAACATCGGGATGGGGGGCCCGGCGATGATCGAAGGAGGCGGGCTCGGGACGTTCGCACCGGAGGAGATTGGCCCGGCGGATGTCCAGACCCGCAACGGTGTCATCGACATCCGCGTGCGCGACGAGGCGGAGGCGGTAGCCGTCGCGAAGCAATACCTCTCCTACTTCCAGGGCCCGATCTCCCCGGGCGCCTGTGCCGACCAGTCGACGTTGCGAGAGGCCCTGCCCGAGAACCGTCGCCGTGCCTACAAGATCCGGCCCATCATCGAGACGCTGGCGGACGCGGGGTCCGTGCTCGAGCTGCGCCGTGACTTCGGGCGAAGCCTGGTGACGGCGCTGGTGCGAATCGAGGGACAGCCGCTCGGGCTCATCGCGAACGATACGTTCCACCTCGGCGGCGCCATCGACGCGAACGCCTCCGACAAGGCCGCGCGCTTCTTCCAATTGTGTGACGCCTTCGGGCTCCCCATCGTGTCGCTGTGTGACACCCCCGGGTTCATGGTGGGACCGCAGGCCGAGACGACCGCCCTCGTGCGCCACGTCTCCCGCATGTTCGTGAACGCGGCCAGCCTCTCGGTCCCGTTCTTCACGGTCGTCCTGCGGCGAGGATACGGGCTCGGAGCGCAGGCGATGGCCGGCGGACACTTCCACGCGCCGTTCTTCATCGTGTCCTGGCCCACGGGCGAGTTCGGGGGGATGAACCTGGAGGGGGCCGTCCGCGTCGGGATGCGCAAGCAACTCGAGGCGATCGAGGACCCGGCGGCCCGCGAGGAGATGGCCCAGGCGATGATCGCCGAGGCCCATCGGCGCGGCAGGGCGATCAACATGGCCTCGCTCCTGGAGATCGACGCGGTGATCGACCCCGCGGAGACCCGCTCCTGGCTCCTCCGGGGCCTGCGCTCCGTCCCCCGTCCGGTGCGCGAGGGGCGGCGCAGGTTCATCGACACCTGGTGAGGAGGACGCGCGCCCGCCCTTCCCGATGGCAGCCAGGGAGAGGGCTCGCCCGTGCGCACGGACCCTGTTGCTCCCAACCGCGGGCGCCTCCACGTTGAGAAGGGAGTCCCCTACCCAGGGAGGTGGTCCGTGGAGGCGGGCACCTACCAGTTCGAGCCGCACACCGGGGAGGTCCGGATCCGCATCGAGGGCTTCAGCCTGTCCGATCTCTTCGAGGAAGCGGGGTATGCGTTGGCCGAGCTCATGCTCGGCGAGGAACGGCCGGAGACACCGCCCGACGCGCAGGAGGAGCATGTCACGCTCGAGGCGTCGGATACCGAGGCCCTGCTCGTCGACTGGCTCAACGAGCTCATCTCCCGCGCGGACGCGCGGAAGCAGGTCTACACGGACTTCACGGTGGACGAGCTCTCCGAGCGGAAGCTGCACGCCCGCATCCGCGGCTTCACGCCCCCGGTGCTCAAGACCGCGGTGAAGGCCGCCACCTTCCATGGGTTGGAGATCCACGAGCACGAGGAGTGCTTCATCGCCACCGTCGTGCTCGACGTCTGATCCCATCGCGGCCCCGGCCGCCTCGAGGCGAGCATGGAACCCACCGTCGAAGTCCAGCAGCGGCTCTCACCGCTCCTTCGCCAGATCGGCCCGGCCCTCTACGAGCTGGACCCGAGCTTCCGTGAGGACATGCGCGTGCCGGCCCGGATCGTCGCCGACGAGGAGCTGCTGCGGGAGATGTCCCAGGACCACAGCATGCTCCAGCTCGTCAACGTGACGACGCTGCCGGGCATCCAGGGCTTCGCCATCGGCATGCCGGACATGCATGAGGGCTACGGCTTCCCCGTGGGCGGCGTAGCGAGCACCCTGCTGCCCCATGGGGTCATCTCGCCAGGTGGAATCGGGTTCGACATCAACTGCGGCGTGAGGCTGCTCTCCACCGGGCTTCTCCACGGAGAGGTGGAGGCGCTCCTACCAGCCCTGGCCCACGACCTGGCCCGGAGCATTCCCACGGGCTTTGGTCGTCACGGCCGGCTGTCCCTGGACCTGGAGCAGCTCGAGCGGGTCCTCGCCGAAGGGGTCCCCTACGTGGTGGACGTCCTGGGACTGGGGACCCGGGAGGACCTCCCGAACATCGAGGCGGGCGGCCACCTCTCCGGCGCCGATGCGTCCAGGATCTCCGTCCGGGCAAGGGAACGGGGGCATGATCAACTCGGGACGCTCGGGGGCGGCAATCACTTCATCGAGGTGCAACGCGTGGAGCGCATCTACGACCGGGAGGCGGCCGAGGCGTTCGGGCTGTTCGAGGGGCAGCTCACCGTCCTCATCCACACCGGCTCACGCGGGCTGGGGCACCAGGTCTGCACGGACGCCGTACGGGAGATGGATCGGGCATTGGCCCGGGAAGGCATCCGGCTCGTGGACAGGCAGCTCGCCTGCGCACCGTTCTCGTCACCCGAGGGACAGGACTACTACGCGGCCATGTGCGCCGCGGCCAACTTCGCCTGGTGCAACCGGCAGGTGCTCACCCACCGGGTGCGCGAGGTATTCAGCCGGAGGCTCGGCTCCCAGCCCGAGTGCTGGCCGCGGATTGTCTATGACGTGGCCCACAACATCGCCAAGGTGGAGACGTACGGAGGGGAGCGACTGTGCGTCCACCGCAAGGGCGCGACGCGGGCGTTCGGCCCGGGGAACGCGGAGCTGCCCGCGGCCTACCAGCAGGTCGGCCAGCCGGTGTTCATCCCCGGCAGCATGGGCACGGCCTCCTTCGTGCTGGCGGGGCGGAGCGAGTCGCGAGCCATCTCGCTCAGCAGCGCCTGCCATGGTGCGGGCCGGCGGATGAGCCGGGCCACCGCGAAGCGGCAGGTGGTCGGCGCGGAGCTGCGCAAGGAGCTGAATGCCCGGGGCATCATCGTGGAATGCCCCTCGAACGCGGAGCTCGCGGAGGAGGCCCCCACCGCCTACAAGGACGTCGATCGGGTGGTGGACACGGTGGAGGCCGCGGGCATCGCCCGGAAGGTGGCACGGCTGGTGCCCCTTGCGGTGCTCAAGGGCTGAAGGTCCCGGTGTCGTGTGGGTCAGGGCAACAGGTTGACGACATCCTTCACTTCCTTGGGGGCGGCTTTGGTCTCTCCGAGCGCGCCCGTGTAAGCGCCCAGCGCCATGGAGAAGGGATTGATCCTGCCACCCTTCAGGGCCCCGAAAACGCCCTCGGCGACCCCCTTCCAGGTCTTGAGCACTCCGCCAAATCCCCCTTTGAGGGCCCCCAGGAACCCACCCTCCGAGTCACCAATCCCAGTCAGGACATTGCTGAGACCCGGGATGAACCACAGCTTCTTGCCAACCTCCCCGGCGAAC contains:
- a CDS encoding acyl-CoA carboxylase subunit beta, encoding MSDTNGDGRRSSTGEVRPELAELRERLAATTDAGRPDAVARRRKTGQRTARENIDDLVDPGSFVEYGGLALAAQRSTRSLEDLIRASPADGLVCGLGTVNRALFDDERARTLVMAYDYSVFAGTQGLMGHQKLDRMLALAAQWRVPVVLFAEGGGGRPNDTDTHTVAGLDTPSFLAFASLSGLVPRVGIASGRCFAGNAALLGSCDVVIATDNSNIGMGGPAMIEGGGLGTFAPEEIGPADVQTRNGVIDIRVRDEAEAVAVAKQYLSYFQGPISPGACADQSTLREALPENRRRAYKIRPIIETLADAGSVLELRRDFGRSLVTALVRIEGQPLGLIANDTFHLGGAIDANASDKAARFFQLCDAFGLPIVSLCDTPGFMVGPQAETTALVRHVSRMFVNAASLSVPFFTVVLRRGYGLGAQAMAGGHFHAPFFIVSWPTGEFGGMNLEGAVRVGMRKQLEAIEDPAAREEMAQAMIAEAHRRGRAINMASLLEIDAVIDPAETRSWLLRGLRSVPRPVREGRRRFIDTW
- a CDS encoding archease, with the protein product MEAGTYQFEPHTGEVRIRIEGFSLSDLFEEAGYALAELMLGEERPETPPDAQEEHVTLEASDTEALLVDWLNELISRADARKQVYTDFTVDELSERKLHARIRGFTPPVLKTAVKAATFHGLEIHEHEECFIATVVLDV
- a CDS encoding RtcB family protein, translating into MEPTVEVQQRLSPLLRQIGPALYELDPSFREDMRVPARIVADEELLREMSQDHSMLQLVNVTTLPGIQGFAIGMPDMHEGYGFPVGGVASTLLPHGVISPGGIGFDINCGVRLLSTGLLHGEVEALLPALAHDLARSIPTGFGRHGRLSLDLEQLERVLAEGVPYVVDVLGLGTREDLPNIEAGGHLSGADASRISVRARERGHDQLGTLGGGNHFIEVQRVERIYDREAAEAFGLFEGQLTVLIHTGSRGLGHQVCTDAVREMDRALAREGIRLVDRQLACAPFSSPEGQDYYAAMCAAANFAWCNRQVLTHRVREVFSRRLGSQPECWPRIVYDVAHNIAKVETYGGERLCVHRKGATRAFGPGNAELPAAYQQVGQPVFIPGSMGTASFVLAGRSESRAISLSSACHGAGRRMSRATAKRQVVGAELRKELNARGIIVECPSNAELAEEAPTAYKDVDRVVDTVEAAGIARKVARLVPLAVLKG